CCAGGGCCTTGCCACCGACCTCGTGCTGGTGGGCGCGGGCATCGCCACTTCCACGCCGCTGCTGTGTTTTGCCTTCGCGGCGCGGCGGCTGCGCCTGACCACGCTGGGAGTCATGCAGTACATCGCGCCGAGCATCGCCTTTCTGCTGGGGGCCTTCGTGTTCCGCGAGCCGGTGACGTCCGCGCACCTGCTGACCTTCGGCTGCATCTGGATGGCGCTGGCCTTGTACACGGCGGAAGGCCTGCGCGCCGCAAGAAGTGGATACCGTCACGCCGTTCGGTGACAGCGGCAGGGTTTTGGAGTAGCCTGACAGCAGTGGTCGTGCGGCCGTGACCCGTGCGTGGCTTGAGCGCAATCTTCGCGTGACATGGGGTCGCCATAGTGGCGTCCCCGCTGCGGGGTTGCGCCATGCACGGGATGCGGCGCGCGCGGGCGGGAAACCCATCATACCCGGAGGCTGCACATGACGAAGAAGATGCTGTTGCTGCTGTCGATGATCACGGTGCTGCTGCTGCCCTGCCTGGGCAATGCCGCGCCCAAGGAATTCCGCCTGCTGACCTGGAAGGGGTACGCCCCGGCGGAACTGGTGGAAAAGTTCGAGAAGGAAACCGGCTACAAGGTGCAGGTGACCTATTCGAACAACGAGGAAATGATCGCCAAGCTGCGCGCCACGCGCGGCGGCGGGTTCGACCTTGCCCAGCCCAGCCAGGACCGCATTTCTTCCGTGCAGGAAAGCTTCGGCCTGTACCAGCCCATCGACTTCGGCCGCATCGAGGCAGCCCGGTTCATTCCCTCCATGCTCGACGCGGTGAAGAAGAACACCCTGGTCAAGGGCAAGTCGTACGCCGTGCCGTTCTGCTGGGGCACCGACGGCCTGATCGTGAACCGCAAGTTCGCCCCCGAGGCCAAAAGCTTCGCCGACCTGCTGGACGCCAAGTACGCGGGCCGCGCCAGCTACCGCCTGAAGCGCCCCACCCTCATCGCGCAAGCCTTCGGCATGGGCATCGACCCCTTCAAGCTGTACACCGATGAAGTCGCCTACCAGAAGATGCTGGACCAGGTGGAAGGCAAGCTCATTGCCGCCAAGGGCGTGGTGAAGAACTACTGGACCAACGGCGACGCGCTGCTGGAATCCATGCGTTCGGGCGAAGTGCATATCGCCCAGGCCTGGGACAACGGCGGCTTCAAGCTGCACGCCGAAAATCCCGACATCGACTTTGTTGCGCCCACCACCGGCGCGCTGGGCTGGATCGACACCTTCGCCATCCCCGCCAAGGCCGACAATGCGGACGCCGCGTACAAGTGGATCAACTTCATGATGCGGCCCGAAAACGCGGCCGTGTTCACCAACGCCGAAGACACCCCCACCGCCGCCGTGGGCGTGGGCGAACGTCTGAAGCCCACCTTCCGCGCCGACTTCGAACGCTGCTACCCGCAGCAGGTCATCGACAACATCAAGTGGTACCCGCCCGTG
This genomic window from Nitratidesulfovibrio sp. SRB-5 contains:
- a CDS encoding extracellular solute-binding protein, encoding MTKKMLLLLSMITVLLLPCLGNAAPKEFRLLTWKGYAPAELVEKFEKETGYKVQVTYSNNEEMIAKLRATRGGGFDLAQPSQDRISSVQESFGLYQPIDFGRIEAARFIPSMLDAVKKNTLVKGKSYAVPFCWGTDGLIVNRKFAPEAKSFADLLDAKYAGRASYRLKRPTLIAQAFGMGIDPFKLYTDEVAYQKMLDQVEGKLIAAKGVVKNYWTNGDALLESMRSGEVHIAQAWDNGGFKLHAENPDIDFVAPTTGALGWIDTFAIPAKADNADAAYKWINFMMRPENAAVFTNAEDTPTAAVGVGERLKPTFRADFERCYPQQVIDNIKWYPPVPAKLEAMEGKALDRVKAAQ